A single Suricata suricatta isolate VVHF042 chromosome 2, meerkat_22Aug2017_6uvM2_HiC, whole genome shotgun sequence DNA region contains:
- the BCCIP gene encoding BRCA2 and CDKN1A-interacting protein, which produces MASRPKRRALGRGAPRVPGVPVPRDEEEEEDEVEDEDDDDEDSDEEEDEDDETVDEEVTVEFEAYSISDNDHDGIKKLLQQLFLKAPVNTAELTDLIIQQNHIGSVIKQTAFSEDSDDDVDEDEIFGFISLISLTERKGAQCAEQIKELILSSCEKSCGKSSAEQLDALISDPARPVGLLLSERFINVPPQIALPMHQQLQ; this is translated from the exons ATGGCGTCCAGGCCCAAGCGGCGTGCCTTGGGTCGTGGGGCTCCGCGGGTTCCAGGTGTTCCGGTCCCGCGAgacgaggaggaagaggaagatgaagtgGAGGACGAGGACGACGACGATGAAGACAGTGACGAAGAAGAGGACGAAGACGACGAGACTGTCGACGAG GAAGTGACTGTCGAATTTGAAGCGTATTCCATCTCAGATAATGATCACGACGGAATCAAGAAGTTACTGCAGCAG CTTTTCCTAAAGGCTCCTGTGAACACTGCAGAGCTGACTGACCTCATAATTCAACAAAACCACATTGGGAGTGTGATTAAG CAAACGGCTTTTTCAGAAGACAGTGATGACGACGTGGACGAAGATGAGATATTTGGATTCATAAGTCTTATCAGTTTGACTGAAAGAAAG GGTGCGCAGTGTGCGGAGCAAATTAAAGAGTTGATCCTGAGCTCCTGTGAGAAGAGCTGTGGGAAGAGCTCGGCTGAACAGCTGGACGCGCTCATCAGCGACCCCGCCAGGCCCGTGGGCCTTCTCCTCAGCGAGCGGTTCATTAACGTCCCGCCTCAGATCGCGCTGCCCATGCACCAGCAGCTCCAGTAA